Within Xanthomonas theicola, the genomic segment GGATCACCGCCTCCGGGCCGGCGCCAGCCTGCAGCACGCGCGTATTCGTTGCTGCCACTTCACCGAGTCGGCGGCGGCTGGTCCTTGCAGGGCTGCTGCTGGCCGACGTGCCAGCAGGGCGGCCATTCGCTCTCCTGCAACTCGCGATAGATGAACCCCTACTCGCCCATGCATTTTGTTCAAATAGTCTTGGCTATATTGTTGACGAAGACACTTCCCTAACTGTCGCATCCGCCAGCACCGCGCCGCGCACAACGCCAGCGGCATCGGCCGCCTTCATCTGCGCCAGCGCCCTCTCCGGTTGGGTGGCACATGCCACGCTCTTGGCAATCCCCGCCTTTTTCCTTCGCGCCGTATCGGCGGCCCCTGCTTCAGGCAGGGACAGGCCAAAGGCGATGGGGACGCTCGCCGTCGGCGTGACAAGCGACACGCTCACCGCGACCTGGCAAGTGTCCTGCTTGCCGAGCTCACCCCACTATCGGCCAGCCACGCCCACCGAATGCCGGCGCTTCTTGCCAAGCCCGGCGTCATCCACGATCCAGTACACCGTCCCTTTCCAGTCCATTGGCGAGGAGACGTAGCGGCGGACCCGTGCCAACACCGCATCGCCGGACCAGTCGGACTTGGCCGCGCAGTGATGCAAGGTCTGAAGCCGGGCGCGCACCCGCAGCGGGTCCAGACGGGCGGCCAGCGGCTCCACGCTCTTGCGCGCCAAGGGCAGCATCCGTCCGCTGCAATCGCCGCGCAATCCCCCCCCCCCCCCCCCCCGCGGTCGGCATGACCCGGTACAGCGCATACCTCATCCAGATACGCTGAAGAACGTGCCTCGCTGCTGCTTATCGCCATGGCGACCCCATTGCTACGCGGAGTGTATGTAGGGTAGGTCATTTGTGACACGGTAAGCCTAACTGCCAGGATTGAACGCCAGCGTGCGCCGGGTGGTCACCGGTGCACTGACCGGTTCGAACCGCCAGCGTTTGGTCGCGTTCAGCGCCTCGCGGTCGAAGATGCGAGCCGGGGTGGCACGCAGCACGCGGGCATTGGTGACCGAGCCGTCGGTGCCGACGGTGATCTCCACCAGCACTTCGCCCGCCGTGCCCGAGCGCAGGGCTTCGGCCGGGTAGCGCGGAGCCGGGGTGCTGATCGGGCGCAGCGACTGCGTGCTGGCCGCGGCCGGTGCCGACGCTGCGGCAGCTTGCGGTGTCGGTGTCGGTGTCGGTGTCGGTGTCGGCACCGGTGCCGGTGCGCTGCGCGCGGCGGCGGCCTGGCGCTCGGCTTCCTGGCGTGCGGTCTCGCGGCGCGCGGCTTCCTGCTGCGCGGCGATCTGCTGCGCGGCCTGCGCCTGGCTGGCCTGCTGCTGCGCCTGCTGCTCGGCCATCAGCTTGGCCTTCTGCTCGGCGTCTCTCTTGACCTTGTTGGTCTCCTCCTGGGTGCGCTGCGCCAAGGCCTGCATGCCCTGGCTCAGGCCCTGCTTGAGCCGCGGCAATGCCGGCGCCCGGTTGTCCATCTTCTCGATCAGCGCGACCAGCCGCTGCGCTTCCGGGAAATCCTCGCGATTGATGCTCTGTTCGGCGGCGATCAGCGTATACGGCATCAGGTCGGTCAGCGCGCTCTTCACCCCGGCATCGTCCGGCTGCTTGTCGCGCAGCGCCAGGTAGTACTCGACCGCGTTGTTGCCGGCGGGCGCATACATACGGTTTTCGCGCAGGGCCTGGCTGGCCGATGCGTGCAGTTGCTCGGTACCCATCGACTGCACCTTGGCCGAGACCGGCGCGGCGGCCGGTGCCGCCGCCGTGGACGCGGCGGCGGGGGTGGCGTCGTCCTGTTTGGAACATGCCGCCAGCGCGGCCAGCAGCAGCACCGGCGCGACCCGGCGCGCGTTTGCGAATGTCGTGAGCTGCAACATGCTTCTCCCCTAGTCCCCGGTGATGGCGATCAACGACGCGCGGCGGCGCGGCTCCCCCCGAAGCCCTGCAGCGCACCCTGCCCACCAATCTAGCATCCGCTCCCGTCGCGTGCTCGGCGTCCGTCCGCCTGCGGCCGGAACGGCGCGGCGCCACGCGCGCAGATCAGTGTGCGGTCTTCGCCGGCGCGGCCATCAGCCGGTCGGTCCAGGCAATGCCGATCGCCGACAGGATGAAGATGCCGTGGATGGTGGTCTGCCACAGCACCCCGGTCGCGGTCAGCGTCGCACAGGTCTTCAGGCCCACGGTGGCGGTGGCGGCGCTGGCCAACTGCTCCGGCGAGCACATCGGCATGCCCTCGAGCGCGCCGACCGCGATGAAGGTCTTGAGCAGGTGGATCGAGGAGATGCCGATGATCGACAGCGCCAGCTTCACCTTGAGCACGCTGGCGTTGACGTGGCTCAGCCACTCCGGCTGGTCCGGATGGCCCTCCAGGCCCAACCGCGAGACGAAGGTCTCGTAGCCGCCCACGATCACCATCACCAGCAGGTTGGAGATCATCACCACGTCGATCAGGCCGAGCACGATCAGCATGATCTGCTGCTCGCCCAGGCTCGGCGCCTCGTGGATCAGGTGCCACAGTTCCTTGCCGAACAGGAACACGTAGACGCCCTGGGCGACGATCAGGCCCAGGTACAGCGGCAGTTGCAGCCAGCGCGAGGCGAAGATCAAGCTGGACAGCGGGTTCAGGCGGGGCGGCGGATGCGGAGGGCTCATGATGTGGCGGCGGGATGCTGCGTTGCGGGAGGGGGCAGCGTACCGGGCCGCCGCGCCGCTGCCAAGCGCGGCGACGCCGCTACACTGGACGCCTCTATACCAGGATCGCCGCCATGATCGATCTATACTACTGGCCCACGCCCAACGGCCACAAGGTCACCCTGCTGCTCGAGGAAACCGGGCTGGACTATACGCTCAAGCCGGTCAACATCGGCGCCGGCGAGCAGTTCGAGCCGCCGTTCCTGGCGATCTCGCCGAACAACAAGATACCGGCGATCGTCGACCATATGCCGGCCGACGGCGGCGCGCCGCAGAGCGTGTTCGAGTCCGGCGCCATCCTGCTGTACCTGGCCGAGAAGACCGGGCGGTTCCTGCCGGCCGATCCGCGCGGGCGCATCGCCGCGCTGGAGTGGCTGTTCTGGCAGATGGCCGGGCTCGGCCCGATGAGCGGGCAGATGGGCCACTTCGCCGTGTACGCGCCGGAGAAGATCGGCTACGCGATCGACCGCTACAGCAACGAGGCGCGGCGCCTGCACGGGGTGCTGGACAAGCGCCTGGCGCAGAGCGAATACCTGGCCGGCGCCGACTACGGCATCGCCGATATGGCCAGCTATCCGTGGATCGAGGTCTACAACGCGCTCAAGCCCGACTACACCGCGTTCCCGCACCTCAAGCGCTGGCACGACGCGATCGGCGCGCGCTCGGCCACGCAGCGCGCCTACGCGCTGAAGGAACAGGTCAACCCGAACGCCGGCAAGCCGCTCAGCGACGAAGAACGCAAGCATCTGTTCGGCCAGCGCTGAGCCGCCGCCGCTTCTCAAACCCCGGGCGCACGCGCATCATCGCTGCGCCCGGTGCTCCGCCAGGAACCTTCATGCGCTCTGTGTTCGCCGCTCTCGCCCTCATGCTCGCCCCCCCCCTTGTACCCGCTCACGCCGAGAAACTGACCCTGGAGGCCATCACCGGCAGCAAGCCGTTGTCCGGCCCCACCTTGATGAAGCCGCAGGTCGCCCCCGACGGTTCGCGGGTGACCTTCCTGCGCGGCAAGGACAGCGACCGCAACCAGTTGGACCTGTGGGAATACGACGTCGCCAGCAGCCAGACCCGGCTGTTGGTGGACTCGAAGGTGGTGCTGCCCGGCACTGAGACACTGAGCGACGAAGAGAAGGCGCGGCGCGAACGGCAGCGCATTTCCGCCTACGCCGGCATCGTCGACTACCAGTGGGCGCCGGATGCGCACGCGCTGCTGTTCCCGCTCGGCGGCGAGCTGTATCTGTACGACCTGAGCAAGACCGGCGTCGCCGCGGTGCGCAAGCTGACCCATGGCGAGGGTTTCGTCACCGATCCGAAGATCTCGCCGAAGGGCGGCTACGTCAGTTTCGTGCGCGCGCGCAACCTGTGGGTGATCGACCTGGCCGGCGGCCAGCAGCACCAGTTGACCCGCGACGGCAGCGACACCCTCGGCAACGGCGTGGCCGAGTTCGTCGCCGACGAGGAGATGGACCGCCACACCGGCTACTGGTGGGCGCCGGACGACTCGGCGATCGCCTTTGCGCGCATCGACGAATCCGGCGTGCCGGTGCAGAAGCGCCCGGAGGTCTATGCCGACCACACCGAGGTGATCGACCAGCGCTATCCGCAGGCCGGGCAGCCCAACGTCAGGGTGCAACTGGGCGTGATCGCGCCGCGCGCCGATGCGCAGCCGCAGTGGATCGAACTGGGCAAGAACGCGGACATCTACCTGGCGCGGGTGGACTGGCGCGATGCGCAGCGGCTGACCTTCCAGCGCCAGTCGCGCGACCAGAAACGGCTCGAGCTGATCGAGGCGACCCTGGCCAGCGGCAAGCAGCGCGTGCTGGTCACCGAGACCAGCACGACCTGGGTGCCGCTCAACAACGACCTTCATTTCCTCAAGGATGGGCGCTTCGTCTGGGGCTCCGA encodes:
- a CDS encoding energy transducer TonB gives rise to the protein MLQLTTFANARRVAPVLLLAALAACSKQDDATPAAASTAAAPAAAPVSAKVQSMGTEQLHASASQALRENRMYAPAGNNAVEYYLALRDKQPDDAGVKSALTDLMPYTLIAAEQSINREDFPEAQRLVALIEKMDNRAPALPRLKQGLSQGMQALAQRTQEETNKVKRDAEQKAKLMAEQQAQQQASQAQAAQQIAAQQEAARRETARQEAERQAAAARSAPAPVPTPTPTPTPTPQAAAASAPAAASTQSLRPISTPAPRYPAEALRSGTAGEVLVEITVGTDGSVTNARVLRATPARIFDREALNATKRWRFEPVSAPVTTRRTLAFNPGS
- a CDS encoding TIGR00645 family protein, whose translation is MSPPHPPPRLNPLSSLIFASRWLQLPLYLGLIVAQGVYVFLFGKELWHLIHEAPSLGEQQIMLIVLGLIDVVMISNLLVMVIVGGYETFVSRLGLEGHPDQPEWLSHVNASVLKVKLALSIIGISSIHLLKTFIAVGALEGMPMCSPEQLASAATATVGLKTCATLTATGVLWQTTIHGIFILSAIGIAWTDRLMAAPAKTAH
- a CDS encoding glutathione binding-like protein; this translates as MIDLYYWPTPNGHKVTLLLEETGLDYTLKPVNIGAGEQFEPPFLAISPNNKIPAIVDHMPADGGAPQSVFESGAILLYLAEKTGRFLPADPRGRIAALEWLFWQMAGLGPMSGQMGHFAVYAPEKIGYAIDRYSNEARRLHGVLDKRLAQSEYLAGADYGIADMASYPWIEVYNALKPDYTAFPHLKRWHDAIGARSATQRAYALKEQVNPNAGKPLSDEERKHLFGQR